A portion of the Podospora pseudoanserina strain CBS 124.78 chromosome 2, whole genome shotgun sequence genome contains these proteins:
- a CDS encoding hypothetical protein (COG:B; EggNog:ENOG503P206): MTKPTHRLAFKFSPILWSCFFLTINHVSALQTTCPNPLLSPLSAAPKQSPLLVDDESDSFDIPNLPWTHQPLCSTSFSDIPGEKFCVFSSASYNLGAGVSFLTTPETAAGLVVAIDRAADHWLERRHFKPQEEFQHPDLPYAIISIPGKGKGVIATRKISRFETIMRAFPAVIADNAFFPGEEEGEAGVKFKVTEGGTRKATPAGESVRARGFVKGRKYYQRALEQLGDKQRVLNLARSRKGEMHVLEDVIRTNAFGMTVNGRDCKGLYPEIARMNHACDPNAFPRFTSNDLVMSAVATRDIMPGEEITISYIPLGMPTSYRAKSLGNWHFNCTCALCTAPTEARDASDSRRERLMELFYAMQDSETQYDALVDWTREFIELAQVERLITKIGEYYQVFMKLYYDKGDPESAKKYGEAALYFAEIFSDPEGGFCTSLREDLQVVEKVLAESKAKSG, encoded by the exons atgactA AACCCACACACCGTCTGGCCTTCAAGTTTTCACCCATACTTTGGTCTTGTTTCTTCCTGACTATCAACCATGTGTCTGCCCTTCAGACGACATGTCCCAATCCTCTACTCTCCCCATTATCTGCTGCACCGAAGCAGTCACCTCTTTTAGTGGATGACGAATCGGATTCCTTTGACATTCCCAATCTACCGTGGAcccaccaacctctctgCTCAACGTCCTTCTCCGACATTCCAGGCGAGAAGTTTTGCGTCTTTTCGTCCGCGTCGTACAATCTAGGGGCTGGAGTTTCCTTTCTGACAACTCCAGAAACTGCTGCTggcctggtggtggccatcGACAGAGCTGCGGACCATTGGCTAGAGAGAAGACATTTCAAACCCCAGGAGGAGTTTCAGCATCCCGATCTGCCATACGCCATCATCTCTATTCCcggaaagggaaaaggagtCATCGCAACCAGAAAGATCAGCCGGTTTGAAACCATCATGCGCGCTTTTCCTGCCGTGATTGCGGATAACGCTTTCTTCCccggggaagaggagggcgaagCAGGTGTCAAATTCAAGGTGACAGAGGGAGGCACGCGCAAGGCCACACCAGCAGGAGAATCTGTGAGAGCAAGAGGTTTTGTAAAAGGTAGAAAATATTACCAGCGAGCGTTGGAGCAACTGGGGGACAAACAACGGGTTTTGAATCTGGCGAGGAGCAGAAAGGGCGAAATGCATGTGCTGGAAGATGTGATCCGGACCAATGCCTTTGGCATGACAGTCAACGGTCGTGATTGCAAAGGGCTGTATCCCGAGATTGCG AGGATGAACCACGCTTGTGATCCCAA TGCCTTTCCACGCTTCACCTCCAACGATTTGGTCATGTCGGCGGTCGCAACGAGAGATATCATGCCGGGAGAAGAGATCACCATTAGCT ATATCCCGCTGGGCATGCCCACGTCATACCGTGCCAAATCGCTGGGCAACTGGCATTTCAACTGCACCTGTGCACTTTGCACGGCCCCGACCGAGGCCAGAGACGCGTCCGACTCTCGTCGCGAGCGGCTGATGGAACTGTTTTATGCCATGCAGGACTCGGAGACCCAATATGACGCTTTGGTAGATTGGACCCGAGAGTTCATCGAGCTGGCACAGGTGGAAAGGCTTATTACTAAGATTGGGGAATACTACCAGGTTTTCATGAAGTTATACTATGATAAAGGGGACCCGGAGAGCGCGAAAAAGTACGGAGAGGCTGCATTGTACTTTGCCGAGATTTTTTCAGACCCCGAGGGTGGATTCTGTACCAGTCTGAGAGAAGACTTGCAAGTAGTCGAGAAGGTTCTTGCAGAGAGCAAGGCAAAGTCGGGGTAA